Proteins from a genomic interval of Deinococcus radiopugnans ATCC 19172:
- a CDS encoding transglutaminase-like domain-containing protein — MTQANSTPAAQDTAFDRPVRVRAGFSLTFEVPYPTPMLFVVQPGDRLEATGTRQRIIDARPLGAARGIHTYTDGHGNTVWRTVAQPGTFEIGHDLIAEITRNPDPVLPHLKKTLVQDLPDETIQYLLPSRYVDSDLISAEAWERFGHVAGGWAQVQAISDFLFDECTYGYGSTSSTSAKQALDSRRAVCRDFAHMGVAFCRALNIPARYVCGYMPDIDIVPDPVPMDFHAWFEAFLDGQWRTFDARHNKPRAGRVLIAQGRDASDVAFSTTFGSARLTHMKVWADETDAANTLDIAPNPRIF; from the coding sequence ATGACACAGGCCAACAGCACTCCCGCAGCACAGGACACCGCCTTTGACCGTCCCGTCCGGGTGCGGGCCGGGTTCTCGCTGACCTTCGAGGTGCCCTACCCCACCCCGATGCTGTTCGTGGTGCAGCCGGGAGACCGTCTGGAGGCCACCGGCACCCGCCAGCGCATCATCGACGCCCGGCCCCTGGGCGCGGCCCGGGGCATCCACACCTACACCGACGGGCACGGCAACACGGTCTGGCGCACGGTGGCGCAGCCCGGCACCTTCGAGATCGGGCATGACCTGATCGCGGAAATCACGCGCAACCCCGATCCGGTGCTGCCGCACCTGAAAAAGACCCTGGTGCAGGATCTGCCCGACGAGACCATCCAGTATCTGCTGCCCAGCCGCTATGTCGACAGCGATCTGATCAGCGCCGAGGCCTGGGAGCGCTTTGGGCACGTGGCGGGCGGCTGGGCGCAGGTGCAGGCCATCAGCGATTTCCTGTTCGACGAGTGCACCTACGGCTACGGCTCAACCAGCAGCACCTCGGCCAAGCAGGCGCTGGACAGCCGCCGCGCGGTGTGCCGGGATTTCGCGCACATGGGCGTGGCCTTCTGCCGGGCGCTGAACATCCCAGCCCGCTACGTCTGCGGCTACATGCCCGACATCGACATCGTGCCCGATCCCGTGCCGATGGACTTCCACGCGTGGTTCGAGGCGTTCCTGGACGGCCAGTGGCGCACCTTCGACGCCCGCCACAACAAGCCGCGCGCGGGCCGCGTGCTGATCGCGCAGGGCCGCGACGCCAGCGACGTGGCCTTTTCCACCACCTTCGGCAGCGCCCGGCTGACCCACATGAAGGTCTGGGCCGACGAGACGGACGCTGCCAATACGCTGGACATCGCGCCCAATCCCCGGATTTTCTAG
- a CDS encoding thioredoxin domain-containing protein produces MNRLAAESSPYLRQHADNPVDWQPWGEAAFAEARERGVPLLLSVGYSTCHWCHVMAHESFEDTATASYMNEHFVNVKVDREERPDVDAVYMAATQAMTGQGGWPMTVFLTPDAEPFYAGTYFPPRDGQGMPSFMRVMTSVVNAWTGDREKIVANAQALSAHVRDASQPRPAAGDLPADFLERGVANLRRVSDAVRGGFGGAPKFPAPTTLDFLLTRPEGRSMALHTLRQMGSGGIYDQLGGGFHRYSVDAEWRVPHFEKMLYDNAQLVRTLLRAYQVSGDAEFARLARDTLAYLEREMLHPDGGFFSAQDADTGGVEGLTFTWIPEEVRAVLGDGEDATLALQHLGITDGGNFLDPHRPEYGRRSVPFVAQSVAELAALHGDSEERIGMRLEGLKNRLHAARQAREQPGTDDKVLTSWNGLALAAFADAARVLQEPHYLEIARRNADFIRAELRLPDGTLRHTWGGGQAKVEGLLEDHALYALGLVALFQAGGDTAHLEWARELWDIVRRDFWNEDAGVFMASGGRAETLLTRQAPGFDSAVLSDNAAAALLALWMDRYFAVADAEQLARRTVQSFQADMLAASGGFGGLWQAAAFLAAPHSEVAIIGTPEERQTLEVVAAEFSLPFTALAFTEAGGDLPVLQDRPGGGLGYVCRNRACELPTLDAAVFRRQLEGLAN; encoded by the coding sequence ATGAACCGCCTCGCTGCCGAATCCAGTCCGTACCTGCGCCAGCATGCCGACAACCCGGTGGACTGGCAGCCCTGGGGCGAGGCCGCGTTCGCCGAGGCGCGGGAAAGGGGCGTGCCGCTGCTGCTGTCGGTGGGCTACTCCACCTGCCACTGGTGCCACGTCATGGCCCACGAGAGCTTCGAGGACACGGCCACCGCCTCTTACATGAATGAACATTTCGTCAATGTCAAGGTCGACCGCGAGGAACGCCCCGACGTGGACGCCGTGTACATGGCCGCCACCCAGGCCATGACCGGGCAGGGCGGCTGGCCCATGACCGTGTTCCTGACCCCCGACGCCGAACCCTTCTACGCCGGCACGTACTTTCCGCCGCGCGACGGTCAGGGAATGCCCAGCTTCATGCGCGTGATGACCAGCGTGGTGAATGCCTGGACTGGAGACCGCGAGAAGATCGTCGCCAACGCCCAGGCCCTCAGCGCCCACGTCCGCGACGCCAGCCAGCCGCGCCCGGCAGCGGGGGATTTGCCCGCCGACTTTCTGGAGCGCGGTGTAGCGAACCTGCGCCGCGTGTCCGACGCCGTGCGGGGCGGCTTCGGCGGTGCACCCAAATTCCCCGCGCCCACCACCCTCGACTTTCTGCTCACCCGTCCGGAGGGCCGCAGCATGGCGCTGCATACCCTGCGGCAGATGGGATCCGGCGGAATTTATGATCAGCTGGGCGGAGGCTTTCACCGCTACAGCGTGGACGCCGAGTGGCGCGTGCCGCACTTCGAGAAGATGCTGTACGACAACGCCCAGCTGGTGCGCACGCTGCTGCGCGCGTATCAGGTGAGCGGGGACGCCGAATTTGCGCGGCTGGCCCGCGACACGCTGGCGTACCTGGAGCGCGAGATGCTGCACCCGGACGGCGGCTTTTTCAGCGCGCAGGACGCCGACACGGGCGGCGTGGAGGGCCTGACCTTCACCTGGATCCCCGAGGAGGTGCGCGCCGTGCTGGGCGACGGCGAGGACGCCACCCTGGCCCTGCAGCACCTGGGCATCACCGACGGGGGCAATTTCCTCGATCCCCACCGGCCTGAATATGGGCGGCGCTCGGTGCCGTTCGTGGCGCAGTCGGTGGCCGAACTGGCCGCCCTGCACGGCGACAGCGAGGAGCGTATCGGGATGCGTTTGGAGGGCCTGAAAAACCGTCTGCACGCCGCCCGCCAGGCCCGCGAACAGCCTGGCACCGACGACAAGGTACTGACCTCGTGGAACGGACTGGCGCTGGCGGCCTTCGCGGACGCAGCCCGCGTCCTGCAAGAGCCCCATTACCTGGAGATCGCCCGCCGCAACGCCGACTTCATCCGCGCCGAGTTGCGCCTGCCGGACGGCACCCTGCGTCACACCTGGGGCGGCGGGCAGGCGAAGGTGGAAGGGCTGCTGGAAGACCACGCCCTGTACGCGCTGGGGCTGGTGGCGCTGTTTCAGGCGGGCGGCGACACCGCGCATCTGGAGTGGGCGCGCGAGCTGTGGGACATCGTCCGGCGCGACTTCTGGAATGAGGACGCGGGGGTGTTCATGGCCTCGGGCGGACGCGCCGAGACGCTGCTGACCCGGCAGGCGCCCGGCTTCGACAGCGCTGTGCTGTCCGACAACGCGGCGGCGGCCCTGCTGGCGCTGTGGATGGACCGCTATTTTGCCGTCGCAGACGCCGAGCAGCTGGCCCGCCGCACCGTCCAGAGCTTCCAGGCCGACATGCTGGCGGCCAGCGGGGGCTTCGGGGGGCTGTGGCAGGCCGCCGCGTTCCTGGCCGCGCCGCACTCCGAAGTTGCCATCATCGGCACGCCCGAGGAACGCCAGACGCTGGAGGTGGTGGCCGCCGAATTTTCATTGCCCTTCACGGCGCTGGCCTTCACGGAGGCGGGCGGCGATCTGCCGGTGTTGCAGGACCGTCCGGGCGGCGGGCTGGGCTACGTCTGCCGCAACCGCGCCTGTGAGTTGCCCACTCTGGACGCGGCGGTGTTCAGGCGGCAACTGGAAGGGCTGGCGAACTGA
- a CDS encoding LysR family transcriptional regulator encodes MALPRTPVAAQNQPTLAQLRALIAVVDAGGFGEAAAELNASQSSLSEAVGKLEALAGRPLLRRSASGTVPTPAGLRAVAHARAAVQAAGDVLLAAQDDGELSGVLRISSFRSAATHLLPPVLAAFRRQHPAVTIRLLDGDRNRGNTGEQQVRSGQADLALVEGEAAAGLRLTPLFQDDYLFVAPASRGPHPVTVEELAGGPLLLSPRGNSCHQRIETHLLGLGVDTPGITEIEQDSVILGMVRHGLGVTVMPRLALLPVPDGLILLPLPAPLNRTMAVAALPHRAGLPLIRAFTAALVASLGPRPAEQFASQTLRVWN; translated from the coding sequence ATGGCGTTGCCCAGAACCCCCGTTGCCGCTCAGAACCAGCCCACCTTGGCGCAGTTGCGGGCGCTGATTGCCGTGGTGGACGCCGGGGGCTTCGGCGAGGCGGCGGCGGAGTTGAATGCCTCGCAGTCGTCGCTGAGCGAGGCGGTGGGCAAGCTGGAAGCCCTGGCGGGCCGCCCGCTGCTGCGCCGCAGCGCCAGCGGAACGGTGCCCACGCCCGCTGGTCTGCGCGCGGTGGCCCATGCCCGCGCCGCCGTGCAGGCGGCCGGGGACGTGCTGCTGGCGGCGCAGGACGACGGCGAGCTGTCAGGGGTGCTGCGGATCTCATCCTTCCGCTCGGCCGCCACGCATCTGCTGCCGCCCGTCCTGGCGGCCTTTCGTCGACAACATCCGGCCGTGACCATCCGGTTGCTGGACGGAGACCGCAACCGGGGAAATACCGGCGAACAGCAGGTGAGAAGCGGACAGGCCGATCTGGCGCTGGTCGAGGGCGAGGCGGCGGCGGGCCTGCGGCTCACGCCGCTGTTTCAGGACGACTACCTGTTTGTTGCCCCGGCGTCGCGCGGCCCGCATCCAGTGACCGTGGAGGAGCTGGCGGGCGGGCCGCTGCTGCTGTCGCCCAGAGGGAACTCGTGCCACCAGCGCATCGAGACGCATCTGCTGGGCCTGGGCGTCGATACGCCGGGCATCACGGAGATCGAACAGGACAGCGTGATCCTGGGCATGGTGCGTCACGGTCTGGGGGTCACGGTGATGCCCCGCCTGGCCCTGCTCCCCGTGCCGGATGGCCTGATCCTCCTGCCCCTGCCCGCACCCCTGAACCGGACGATGGCCGTGGCCGCGCTGCCGCACCGGGCCGGGTTGCCGCTGATCCGGGCCTTTACGGCGGCGCTGGTGGCGTCGCTGGGGCCACGGCCAGCGGAGCAATTTGCCTCCCAGACCTTGCGCGTCTGGAACTGA
- a CDS encoding PIG-L deacetylase family protein: protein MRGSGSRRQFGTRRRDWVLGALLLVALALAYAINAASALVVLYPRAVAAVHALPALPAIRAGQTVLVVSPHPDDESLCCGGLIAGAVQAGAQVYVVWVTSGDGFELDSALLDRTLRPRLGATQKLGRRRMDEGAAAAAALGVPAGHLTFLGYPDGALLRMWRSPDPVRSPHTGTLRVPYTRALSPGAVYTALNLRRDLGSVLDRVRPDLVLLPSTSDAHPDHVATSLFTQALLGERGWSSRARYWIVHGGLEWPVPKGLHESFPLLISPRGVHLPWHRADLDQQDEDQKLDALKAHGSQMMVMRRFMEAFVRSNELITLKDTGNPADGTKSEEEDRGYGGF, encoded by the coding sequence ATGCGCGGGTCAGGGAGCAGGCGGCAATTCGGCACCCGGCGGCGCGACTGGGTGCTGGGCGCGCTGCTGCTCGTTGCGCTGGCGCTGGCCTACGCCATCAACGCGGCCTCGGCGCTGGTGGTGCTGTACCCGCGCGCCGTCGCCGCCGTCCACGCCCTGCCCGCGCTGCCGGCCATCCGCGCCGGGCAGACGGTGCTGGTGGTCAGCCCCCACCCCGACGACGAGAGCCTGTGCTGCGGCGGCCTGATCGCCGGGGCGGTGCAGGCCGGGGCACAGGTTTACGTTGTGTGGGTGACCAGCGGCGACGGCTTCGAGTTGGACAGCGCGCTGCTGGACCGCACCCTGCGGCCCCGCCTGGGGGCCACCCAGAAACTGGGCCGCCGCCGCATGGACGAGGGGGCCGCCGCCGCCGCCGCCCTGGGCGTGCCCGCCGGTCACCTGACCTTCCTGGGCTACCCGGACGGCGCGCTGCTGAGGATGTGGCGCAGTCCCGATCCAGTGCGCTCGCCCCACACCGGCACGTTGCGCGTGCCCTACACCCGCGCGCTGTCGCCCGGCGCGGTGTATACGGCCCTGAACCTGCGGCGTGACCTGGGCAGCGTGCTGGACCGCGTGAGGCCCGATCTGGTGCTGCTGCCCTCCACCAGCGACGCCCACCCCGATCACGTCGCCACCAGCCTGTTCACGCAGGCCCTGCTGGGGGAACGCGGCTGGTCCTCCCGCGCCCGCTACTGGATCGTGCACGGCGGCCTGGAATGGCCGGTGCCCAAGGGACTGCACGAGAGCTTCCCGCTGCTGATCTCGCCGCGCGGCGTGCATCTGCCCTGGCACCGCGCCGATCTGGACCAGCAGGACGAGGACCAGAAGCTCGACGCCCTGAAGGCCCACGGCAGCCAGATGATGGTCATGCGCCGCTTCATGGAGGCCTTCGTGCGCAGCAACGAGCTGATCACGCTGAAGGACACGGGCAATCCGGCAGACGGCACGAAAAGCGAGGAGGAGGACAGGGGCTACGGAGGGTTCTGA
- a CDS encoding gamma-glutamyltransferase family protein, with protein MAYQIEYPVVRRPVYASRGMVITGQPMAAQAGLSVLQAGGNAVDAAIATAAALTVVEPTANGIGGDLFALVWAGGQLHGLNASGAAPAALTLDALQQRHGGEMPRHGWTPVTVPGGVRGWADLHRAHGRLDFAQVLAPAIGYARDGFPLSPAASAGWARTIQSFRGLKLDIMEEWFRTFAPDGFAPAPGALWRSEGHARTLEAIAESYGESFYSGDLAAQIDAHAQATGGLLRAEDLAAHQSEWVTPISAEYGSHRVHEIPPNGQGIAALIALNILEGQRLPDRRDDPDGLHLQIEAMKRGFHDAHQYVADMRHSRVDVEHLLSAANTQAHRARLSDTAHDPATAPPSSGGTVYLATADNEGNMVSLIQSNYMGFGSGVVVPGTGIGLHNRGHNFNLEPGHPNVLAPGKRPYHTIIPGFLTRNDGTPVGPFGVMGGFMQPQGHLQVVLNTVRYGMNPQQALDAPRWQWLSGLGVEVEAGLGAGLARELAHRGHRVSVQLEPSAFGRGQIIWRNPETGVLEGGTESRTDGHIAAW; from the coding sequence ATGGCCTATCAAATTGAATATCCGGTGGTGCGCCGTCCCGTCTACGCCTCGCGCGGCATGGTCATCACGGGTCAGCCTATGGCTGCGCAGGCCGGGCTGAGCGTGCTGCAGGCGGGCGGCAACGCCGTGGACGCCGCGATTGCCACCGCCGCCGCGCTGACGGTGGTGGAGCCCACCGCCAACGGCATCGGCGGCGACCTGTTCGCGCTGGTGTGGGCCGGGGGCCAGCTGCACGGCCTGAACGCCAGCGGCGCGGCGCCCGCCGCCCTGACGCTGGACGCCCTGCAGCAGCGGCACGGCGGCGAGATGCCCCGCCACGGCTGGACGCCCGTGACCGTGCCCGGCGGCGTGCGCGGCTGGGCTGACCTGCACCGCGCGCACGGACGTCTGGACTTCGCGCAGGTGCTGGCCCCGGCCATCGGCTACGCCCGCGACGGCTTTCCGCTGTCGCCCGCCGCGTCGGCCGGCTGGGCGCGCACCATCCAGAGTTTCCGGGGCCTGAAACTGGACATCATGGAGGAGTGGTTCCGCACCTTCGCCCCGGACGGTTTTGCGCCCGCCCCCGGCGCGTTGTGGCGCAGCGAGGGTCACGCCCGCACGCTGGAAGCCATCGCCGAGAGCTACGGCGAGTCGTTTTACAGCGGTGATCTGGCCGCACAGATCGATGCCCACGCGCAGGCGACCGGCGGCCTGCTGCGCGCCGAGGATCTGGCCGCCCACCAGAGTGAGTGGGTCACGCCGATTTCCGCCGAATACGGCAGCCACCGCGTCCATGAGATTCCGCCGAACGGTCAGGGCATCGCCGCGCTGATCGCGCTGAATATTCTGGAAGGCCAGCGCCTGCCCGACCGCCGCGACGATCCCGACGGCCTGCACCTGCAGATCGAGGCCATGAAGCGCGGCTTCCACGACGCCCACCAGTACGTGGCGGACATGCGGCACAGCCGGGTGGATGTGGAACACCTGCTCTCGGCGGCGAACACACAGGCCCACCGTGCCCGGCTCTCGGACACGGCGCACGACCCGGCCACCGCCCCGCCCAGCAGCGGCGGCACGGTGTATCTGGCGACCGCCGACAACGAGGGCAACATGGTCAGCCTGATCCAGAGCAACTACATGGGCTTCGGCAGCGGCGTGGTGGTGCCGGGCACCGGCATCGGGCTGCACAACCGGGGCCACAACTTCAACCTGGAACCCGGCCACCCCAACGTGCTGGCCCCCGGCAAACGCCCATACCACACCATCATTCCCGGTTTCCTGACGCGCAACGACGGCACCCCGGTCGGCCCCTTCGGCGTGATGGGCGGCTTCATGCAGCCGCAGGGCCACCTGCAGGTCGTGCTGAACACCGTGCGCTACGGCATGAACCCGCAGCAGGCGCTGGACGCCCCGCGCTGGCAGTGGCTCTCGGGGCTGGGGGTGGAGGTGGAAGCGGGCCTGGGCGCCGGACTGGCCCGCGAACTGGCCCACCGGGGCCACCGGGTCAGCGTGCAGCTGGAACCCAGCGCCTTCGGGCGCGGCCAGATCATCTGGCGCAACCCCGAAACCGGCGTGCTGGAAGGCGGCACCGAGAGCCGCACCGACGGTCACATCGCGGCCTGGTAA
- a CDS encoding WD40 repeat domain-containing protein — translation MIHPALLTLALLWGQSLPLPPVTGPSSIEVAALQAASTTPELRSSRILRISEVYAGALAFSPDGRWLVTGGSEGRIQWWAAGGKAERGPSVRQPGAVTALAFSPDGRRLAAISGDGRVRVWDAQSRALLLTLDPQTYYVTALAFSPDSTMLATAGGDNTQRPGSGNSVKLWDLSNGRVQGSLRGHADVVTSLAFAPDGRTLASGSRDRTVRLWDVARRLPLRTLSGHEDYVSAVAFSPDGETLASGSWDTSVRLWAVRSGQPGRTLDSGGGLVTALVFAPDGLRLLAGTQDGRTRLWNPQSGALLASLGGHTDAVDAVAFSPDGRVVAATGGRDRNVLLWTLPSAAR, via the coding sequence ATGATCCACCCCGCCCTGTTGACCCTGGCCCTGCTGTGGGGCCAGAGCCTGCCTCTCCCTCCTGTAACCGGCCCGTCGTCCATTGAGGTGGCTGCTTTGCAAGCCGCGTCCACCACACCTGAATTGCGTTCCAGCCGCATCCTGCGGATCAGCGAGGTCTACGCTGGGGCGCTGGCCTTCAGCCCGGACGGCCGGTGGCTGGTCACGGGGGGCAGCGAGGGAAGGATTCAGTGGTGGGCAGCCGGGGGCAAGGCCGAGCGAGGCCCCAGTGTGCGTCAGCCGGGCGCCGTGACGGCGCTGGCCTTTAGCCCGGACGGGCGCCGACTGGCTGCCATCAGCGGCGACGGGCGCGTTCGGGTCTGGGACGCGCAGAGCCGCGCGCTGCTGCTCACGCTGGACCCGCAAACCTACTACGTGACGGCGCTGGCCTTCAGCCCCGACTCCACGATGCTGGCGACGGCGGGTGGCGACAACACCCAGCGGCCGGGTTCGGGCAACAGCGTCAAGCTGTGGGATTTGAGCAACGGGCGCGTACAGGGCAGCCTGCGTGGCCACGCCGATGTGGTGACCTCGCTGGCCTTCGCTCCGGATGGCCGGACCCTGGCCAGCGGTAGCCGAGACCGCACGGTGCGGCTGTGGGACGTGGCCCGGCGCTTGCCCCTGCGGACCCTGAGCGGTCACGAGGATTACGTGAGCGCTGTGGCCTTCAGTCCGGACGGGGAGACGCTGGCCAGCGGCAGCTGGGACACCAGCGTGCGGCTGTGGGCGGTGCGCAGCGGCCAGCCGGGGCGCACCCTGGACAGCGGCGGCGGTCTGGTGACGGCGCTGGTGTTCGCGCCGGACGGTCTGCGGCTGCTGGCAGGCACGCAGGACGGGCGGACGCGACTGTGGAACCCGCAGAGCGGCGCGCTGCTGGCCAGCCTGGGCGGCCACACCGACGCCGTGGACGCGGTGGCCTTCAGTCCGGATGGCCGGGTTGTTGCCGCCACCGGAGGCCGGGACCGCAACGTGCTGCTGTGGACGCTGCCCTCTGCGGCCCGCTAA